The Roseimicrobium gellanilyticum genome contains a region encoding:
- the murC gene encoding UDP-N-acetylmuramate--L-alanine ligase, with translation MTHAVLSLLKEGRTKMRVHLIGVAGSGMSGLASLLLELGHSVSGSDRVSTVETTRLQKAGLTFHCPQHDREVDGADMVIYSSAVKPGNPAYEAAYKQGIPLVRRAEALAAIMARKAGVVVAGTHGKTTTSSMTAHVLRVGGMRPSHYVGAEIPILGSNAHWDDEGELFVAEGDESDGTLVNFQPRHAIILNIEAEHLDFYEDLDAIKVVFRQLLEKTSGFSVYCAEDPVATELCHGRKNGVSYGWSRTCDFSAEIIELRPTQTEYDVYEGQNKLGTVVLGIPGKHNVLNSLAALAMATRAGVPFDRIKQALESFRGARRRFESKYAGANYQIIDDYGHHPTEIKATLATAKALKPKRLICLFQPHRYSRTQLLKKEFGQAFGDVDILCVTDVYAASEKPLPGVSGETIIEEVKLQSEVECYSTPKLLQARDLIASKLQPGDLLITLGAGNVHEVGGCLAKDLKVAEQITEILNRDGSGAVKLYEPLSNHTTIRIGGPAQFWIQPSTINGFVEVVRFLRASSVPIRVIGRGSNLLVRDGGIRGAVIHPSKGEFDEVKVEGNRIIAGAGARLKKIASAAKAAGIGGFEWMEGIPGNLGGSLRMNAGAMGSQTFDQVVSVRFLDGGGEIREKTKDEITHHYRSVPELDQHYAVSAVLEGRPADAAEIDAKMEASHTKRRESQPIGASAGCIFKNPGPIPAGKLVDELGLKKTGRGAAFVSEEHGNFILNDGGASARDVLDLINDIKQSALTERGIILETEVQIIGEEEPLGL, from the coding sequence ATGACCCACGCAGTTCTCAGCTTGTTGAAGGAAGGCCGCACCAAGATGCGGGTGCATCTCATCGGAGTGGCCGGCAGTGGCATGAGCGGCCTCGCCTCTCTGCTGCTGGAACTGGGGCACTCCGTGAGTGGCTCAGACCGGGTGAGCACGGTCGAGACGACCCGCCTGCAGAAGGCTGGCCTGACCTTCCACTGCCCCCAGCATGATCGAGAGGTGGATGGCGCGGACATGGTCATCTACTCCAGTGCGGTGAAGCCGGGCAACCCCGCCTACGAAGCCGCCTACAAGCAGGGCATCCCCCTGGTGCGTCGTGCGGAAGCTCTGGCCGCCATCATGGCGCGCAAGGCTGGGGTGGTGGTGGCTGGTACGCATGGCAAGACGACGACCTCTTCCATGACGGCGCACGTGCTGCGCGTCGGTGGTATGCGTCCTTCGCACTATGTCGGTGCGGAGATCCCCATCCTTGGCTCAAACGCTCACTGGGATGATGAAGGCGAACTCTTCGTGGCGGAAGGCGATGAAAGCGACGGCACCCTGGTGAACTTCCAGCCGCGCCATGCCATCATCTTGAACATCGAGGCGGAGCACCTCGACTTTTATGAGGACTTGGATGCCATCAAGGTGGTGTTCCGTCAGCTCCTCGAAAAGACCAGCGGATTCAGCGTGTATTGCGCGGAAGACCCCGTGGCCACGGAACTCTGCCATGGTCGCAAGAATGGCGTGAGCTACGGATGGAGCCGCACCTGCGACTTCTCCGCGGAAATCATCGAACTGCGCCCGACGCAGACCGAGTACGACGTGTACGAAGGGCAGAACAAACTCGGCACCGTGGTGCTGGGCATTCCCGGGAAACACAACGTGCTGAACTCCCTCGCCGCGCTGGCGATGGCCACGCGTGCGGGAGTTCCCTTCGACCGCATCAAGCAGGCTCTGGAGTCCTTCCGCGGTGCACGACGTCGCTTCGAGTCGAAGTACGCCGGCGCGAACTACCAGATCATCGACGACTACGGGCACCATCCCACCGAGATCAAAGCGACACTCGCCACGGCAAAGGCGCTCAAGCCAAAGCGTCTCATCTGCCTCTTCCAGCCGCACCGCTATTCCCGCACGCAACTGCTCAAGAAGGAGTTTGGCCAGGCCTTTGGCGATGTGGACATCCTCTGCGTGACGGATGTGTATGCCGCGAGTGAGAAGCCGCTGCCTGGCGTCAGCGGCGAGACCATCATTGAAGAAGTGAAGTTGCAGTCGGAAGTGGAGTGCTACTCCACACCAAAACTCCTGCAGGCGCGTGACCTCATCGCCAGCAAACTGCAACCGGGGGACCTGCTCATCACCCTCGGCGCAGGGAACGTGCATGAGGTGGGCGGCTGCCTTGCGAAGGATCTCAAGGTGGCGGAACAAATCACCGAAATTCTCAACCGCGATGGCAGCGGTGCGGTGAAGCTGTATGAGCCGCTCTCCAATCACACCACCATCCGCATCGGTGGCCCGGCGCAGTTCTGGATTCAGCCCAGCACGATCAACGGGTTCGTCGAAGTGGTGAGGTTCCTGCGTGCTTCCTCCGTCCCCATTCGCGTCATTGGCCGCGGGTCGAATCTGCTGGTGCGCGATGGCGGCATCCGTGGCGCCGTGATTCATCCGTCCAAGGGTGAGTTTGACGAGGTGAAGGTGGAAGGAAATCGCATCATCGCCGGTGCGGGAGCGCGCCTGAAGAAGATTGCCAGTGCCGCCAAGGCTGCCGGCATCGGTGGCTTTGAATGGATGGAAGGCATCCCTGGGAATCTCGGTGGTTCGCTACGCATGAATGCGGGAGCCATGGGTTCGCAGACCTTTGACCAGGTGGTAAGCGTGCGTTTCCTGGATGGTGGCGGTGAGATTCGCGAGAAGACGAAGGATGAGATCACCCACCACTACCGCAGCGTGCCGGAGCTGGATCAGCACTACGCCGTGAGCGCCGTGCTGGAAGGTCGTCCGGCGGATGCGGCGGAGATTGATGCGAAGATGGAAGCCTCCCACACGAAGCGCCGCGAGAGTCAGCCCATTGGCGCGAGCGCGGGTTGCATCTTCAAGAATCCCGGACCCATCCCGGCAGGCAAGCTGGTGGATGAACTCGGCCTGAAAAAGACCGGCCGTGGCGCCGCCTTTGTCTCCGAGGAACATGGGAACTTCATCCTCAATGACGGCGGAGCGAGTGCGCGAGACGTATTGGATCTCATCAATGACATCAAGCAGTCCGCCCTCACCGAACGTGGCATTATCCTCGAGACCGAGGTGCAAATCATCGGGGAAGAGGAGCCCTTGGGCCTGTAG
- a CDS encoding NAD+ synthase, which produces MKIALAQLNTIVGDFAGNQAQVLDAYRKSVAAGAKLVLTPELVITGYPPRDLVHRSRFVPGNIETLHTIAAEVGEVPIIVGFVDINKDAGKHFHNAAAVLQHGKVAHIVHKSLLPTYDVFDEDRYFEPARIIAPVTVDGQRLGITICEDIWTDEYLPRPLYDVSPPEMLGEQGIDLLVNISASPYALGKPRIRERMLGALAQELKVPIVYCNAVGGNDQLVFDGNSLVIGANGDVLARLKAFETDLQVVELGKSTAATQAVETCDAEELYRALVLGTRDYVRKCGFKSCVLGLSGGIDSALVAVIAADALGSENVLGISLPTEFSSQGSKDDARDLAKHLGIRYDTVAIQPVFESVKGQMRDIFAGKPEDVTEENMQSRIRGLVLMSLSNKFGHLLLTTGNKSEMAVGYCTIYGDMCGGLSVISDLPKTRVYEVSRWINREREIIPWPTIEKPPSAELRPDQKDQDTLPEYDILDGILELFVEQGKSVGEIVTAGYNEEVVRWVLRRVELNEWKRHQAAPGLKVTSKAFGMGRRMPIVQKFRE; this is translated from the coding sequence ATGAAGATTGCGCTCGCTCAGCTCAATACCATCGTCGGCGACTTCGCCGGCAATCAGGCTCAGGTGCTTGATGCCTATCGCAAGTCGGTGGCCGCAGGCGCGAAGCTTGTGCTCACGCCGGAGCTTGTCATCACCGGCTATCCGCCCCGCGACCTCGTGCATCGTTCGCGCTTTGTGCCGGGGAATATCGAGACTCTGCATACCATCGCGGCAGAAGTGGGCGAGGTGCCCATAATCGTGGGCTTCGTCGACATCAACAAGGATGCCGGAAAGCATTTCCACAACGCAGCCGCCGTGCTGCAACACGGGAAGGTGGCGCACATCGTTCACAAGTCCCTGCTGCCAACGTATGACGTCTTCGATGAAGATCGTTACTTCGAGCCTGCGCGCATCATCGCGCCCGTGACGGTGGATGGCCAAAGACTGGGCATCACCATCTGTGAAGACATCTGGACGGACGAGTACCTGCCACGCCCGCTCTATGATGTGTCTCCACCGGAAATGCTGGGCGAGCAGGGGATTGATTTGCTGGTGAACATCAGCGCCTCCCCCTATGCCTTGGGCAAGCCTCGGATCCGTGAGCGCATGCTCGGTGCGCTCGCACAGGAGCTGAAAGTTCCCATCGTGTACTGCAACGCCGTGGGCGGGAATGACCAACTGGTGTTCGATGGCAACTCTCTGGTGATTGGAGCCAACGGTGATGTGCTCGCAAGATTGAAGGCATTCGAGACGGATCTGCAGGTCGTGGAGCTGGGCAAATCAACTGCTGCCACTCAGGCTGTCGAGACCTGCGATGCCGAAGAGCTTTACCGCGCGCTGGTGTTGGGCACCCGTGACTACGTGCGCAAGTGTGGCTTCAAGTCGTGCGTGCTGGGTCTGAGCGGCGGCATCGATTCCGCTTTGGTGGCGGTGATTGCCGCGGATGCCTTGGGATCCGAGAACGTGCTGGGCATCTCGCTGCCGACCGAGTTCTCCTCACAGGGCAGCAAGGACGATGCGCGAGACCTCGCAAAGCATCTGGGCATTCGCTACGACACCGTGGCCATCCAGCCAGTGTTTGAAAGCGTGAAGGGCCAGATGCGCGACATCTTCGCGGGCAAGCCGGAAGACGTTACGGAAGAGAATATGCAGAGCCGCATCCGCGGCCTCGTGCTCATGTCCCTCTCGAACAAGTTTGGTCACCTGCTGCTGACCACCGGGAACAAGAGCGAGATGGCTGTGGGCTACTGCACCATCTATGGCGACATGTGCGGCGGCCTCTCCGTCATCAGCGATCTTCCAAAGACGCGTGTGTACGAAGTCTCACGCTGGATTAATCGCGAGCGCGAGATCATTCCGTGGCCCACCATCGAGAAGCCACCGAGCGCCGAGCTGCGCCCCGACCAGAAGGACCAGGACACCCTGCCGGAGTACGACATTCTGGATGGCATCCTGGAGCTCTTTGTGGAGCAGGGGAAGAGCGTCGGCGAGATCGTGACCGCCGGCTACAACGAGGAAGTCGTGCGCTGGGTCCTTCGCCGCGTGGAGCTGAATGAGTGGAAACGCCATCAGGCCGCACCCGGCCTGAAGGTCACAAGCAAGGCCTTCGGCATGGGACGTCGCATGCCCATCGTCCAAAAATTCCGCGAGTAG